In the genome of Limanda limanda chromosome 15, fLimLim1.1, whole genome shotgun sequence, one region contains:
- the adam8a gene encoding disintegrin and metalloproteinase domain-containing protein 8a: MTQSVGHSNMLHTGYLLGILLSSWGVIASSVRTTLPHVMKYQTVTPQRLKDPSLSDAATHQTYPDELRYSLTIAGQNYTLHLERNKDLIAKDFSVTHYSDQGARVTTFPDLGVHCYYHGHIVGVEDSSASVGLCSGMKGFVLLQDQMYLIEPLAGPEAGQRDDRNSFETYINEGLHAVYNYKHLRRKRSSCSHGNTTTYYDHGASPSGLFQLGSLKVGAQTKDRAVKPRTVELVLVADHTEYKKFDSRKAVETRMLEIANHVDKLYRPVGVRVMLVGVDLWSYKDQMEVSTNPELTLGRFLEWRQRSLLPRTTHDNAQFITGVDFDGSTVGLANTNAMCTSKSGAVNEDHNNNPIGVASTIAHEMGHNLGLSHDTENCVCGSSVTKRDCIMSESVGLVYPKLFSSCSQQQLSRFLEEVNPACLLDTPSTNRVHGGPVCGNAFLEPGEECDCGTVQECKNACCNATTCKLNAGAQCGEGECCHNCQLKPTGSVCRPKAGVCDLAEFCTGFSASCPTDAYTQNGLSCNRGKGYCYNGQCPSQQEHCKRLWGPDAEVAANACFYLHGTCRKTLFSQRCSSRDQSCGKLFCNGGWEFPVTSRKSFYKVGSGDICNEATINPEDNYPADLGMVPTGTKCGNNMVCYNQRCQDITNVKAYGTNDCSAKCNNHGVCNHESKCHCDPGWAPPFCDVQQSELPEETGMLVFFVLLVVGALLLVVLFIGILMCCIRKRRPAKRCLQSNSGQSNPVFRSSSTRDSPRLGKTLISQPMFVESSATQPCKPLFSASARPHTGALKPSRAAPEPPKTFPAVPQPSKIQKVVRPYMQPLSASSKPNYIEVKPQPPSRPLPPLSTKLITKPKPPMPPVKPKPSALPSLLPHTQLLAGRAALKPPSRPR; this comes from the exons ATGACACAGTCGGTCGGACACAGCAACATGCTTCATACTGGATATCTGTTGGGAATTCTACTCTCCTCATGGG GAGTAATAGCGAGCAGTGTAAGGACGACTCTACCTCATGTGATGAAGTACCAAACTGTGACACCTCAGAGGCTGAAGGATCCATCTCTCAGTGATGCTGCTACACATCAG acTTACCCTGATGAACTGCGGTACTCTTTGACAATCGCAGGGCAGAACTACACTCTGCATCTGGAAAGGAACAA GGATCTTATCGCGAAAGACTTTTCTGTGACACACTATTCTGATCAGGGCGCCCGAGTGACAACTTTTCCAGATCTTGGG GTTCACTGCTACTACCACGGACACATCGTGGGGGTGGAGGACTCGTCTGCCAGCGTGGGACTCTGCTCTGGAATGAA GGGCTTTGTGCTTCTCCAGGACCAGATGTACCTGATCGAGCCTCTGGCCGGTCCTGAGGCGGGACAGCGAGACGATAGAAACAGCTTTGAAACTTACATCAACGAAGGTCTTCATGCTGTCTACAACTACAAacacctgaggaggaagaggagctccTGTTCCCATGGAAACACAACCACTTACTATGATCACGGAGCTAGCCCGTCTGGACTGTTTCAGCTCGGCAGTCTG AAAGTCGGTGCACAGACCAAAGACCGTGCAGTGAAACCCAGAACAGTGGAGCTTGTTCTTGTGGCCGACCACACTGAG taTAAGAAGTTTGACAGTAGGAAGGCAGTGGAGACCAGGATGCTTGAAATAGCAAACCATGTGGACAAG CTGTATCGCCCTGTGGGTGTCCGCGTCATGCTGGTCGGTGTGGATCTCTGGTCGTACAAAGATCAGATGGAGGTCAGCACCAACCCCGAGCTCACCCTCGGCCGATTCCTCGAGTGGCGTCAGAGGAGCCTGCTGCCGAGGACCACGCACGACAACGCACAGTTCATCAC AGGGGTGGATTTTGATGGGTCCACTGTCGGCTTGGCAAACACCAACGCAATGTGCACGTCTAAATCTGGAGCCGTCAATGAG GACCATAACAACAACCCAATAGGTGTGGCTTCTACTATTGCACATGAGATGGGTCACAATCTGGGCTTGTCCCATGACACCGAAAACTGTGTCTGTGGCTCCTCAGTAACGAAAAGAGACTGCATCATGTCTGAGAGCGTTGG actTGTGTATCCGAAGctgttcagcagctgcagccagcagcagctcagccgCTTCTTGGAGGAGGTGAACCCGGCCTGCCTGCTGGACACTCCGTCCACCAATCGCGTCCACGGAGGGCCGGTGTGCGGGAACGCCTTCCTGGAGCCTGGAGAGGAGTGCGACTGTGGCACCGTGCAG GAATGCAAGAATGCCTGCTGCAATGCCACCACCTGCAAACTTAACGCGGGAGCCCAGTGTGGAGAGGGAGAGTGCTGCCACAACTGCCAA CTGAAACCAACAGGCAGTGTCTGCCGACCAAAGGCAGGGGTCTGTGACCTGGCAGAGTTCTGCACCGGCTTCTCTGCCTCCTGTCCGACTGACGCCTACACCCAGAACGGACTGTCCTGCAACCGTGGGAAAGGATACTGCTACAATGGGCAGTGTCCTTCGCAGCAGGAGCACTGCAAGAGACTGTGGGGTCCAG ACGCTGAAGTGGCTGCAAATGCTTGTTTCTACCTTCATGGAACCTGCAGAAAAACACTGTTTAGCCAGAGATGTTCCAGCAG AGATCAATCCTGTGGGAAACTGTTCTGCAACGGAGGGTGGGAGTTTCCTGTGACATCCAGGAAATCCTTTTACAAAGTCGGAAGTGGAGACATATGCAACGAGGCGACTATAAACCCTGAAGATAACTACCCTGCAGATCTGGGCATGGTTCCTACGGGCACCAAGTGTGGCAACAACATG GTGTGCTACAACCAGCGGTGTCAAGACATCACCAACGTAAAGGCGTACGGGACAAACGACTGCTCGGCCAAATGCAACAACCACGGg GTCTGTAACCACGAGAGTAAGTGTCACTGCGACCCCGGCTGGGCCCCCCCCTTCTGCGACGTGCAGCAGTCGGAGCTGCCTGAAG agacagGCATGTTGGTGTTCTTTGTGCTGCTGGTGGTTGGAGCACTTCTGCTGGTGGTCCTGTTCATTGGGATTCTGATGTGCTGCATCAGAAAAAGACGACCTGCAAAGAG ATGCCTCCAGTCTAACTCAGGACAGTCGAACCCGGTGTTTCGGTCGAGCAGCACACGCGACAGCCCCCGTCTCGGGAAGACACTCATCAGCCAGCCCATGTTCGTGGAGTCTTCGGCCACTCAGCCTTGCAAACCTCTGTTCTCTGCCAGTGCCCGACCGCACACTGGAGCGTTGAAGCCCAGCAGAGCAGCTCCAGAG CCACCCAAGACATTTCCAGCTGTGCCCCAGCCCTCAAAGATTCAAAAG GTTGTGAGGCCTTACATGCAGCCACTGTCTGCTTCAAGCAAGCCCAACTATATCGAG gttAAGCCACAACCTCCATCCAGACCTCTGCCGCCGCTTTCAACAAAATTG ATCACCAAGCCCAAGCCTCCGATGCCTCCGGTGAAGCCAAAGCCATCGGCCCTACCTTCTCTGCTGCCTCACACTCAGCTG cTCGCAGGGAGAGCTGCTCTGAAGCCCCCCAGCAGGCCCAGATGA
- the spef1 gene encoding sperm flagellar protein 1 produces the protein MSGELSEEELLGLYAWIDGIPLARPKRHITRDFSDGAALQKFFLFLPSSASSSAVMAAEIVKYFLPKLVDLHNYIPANSTPQKLSNWSLLNRKVFSKLNFHLPEDTVSKIALSTAGAIEPVLSALREKIDKKLEQDADNILYRTELEYFDSRKHLERLPAEIRQTEAAQLRGDEMKKDDRRRPRNGNPQYTAQFDTDMDPRFGIILQEKEQTVIALQETVEILQMKMSRLEHLVHLKDMRIEELTRHLETYKANSNPR, from the exons ATGAGTGGAGAGCTGAGCGAAGAAGAGCTGCTGGGTCTGTACGCGTGGATCGACGGAATCCCGCTGGCCCGACCGAAGAGACACATCACTAGAGACTTCAGCGACGGAG CTGCTCTGCAAAAGTTCTTCTTGTTTCTGC cttcctccgcttcCTCTTCTGCAGTGATGGCTGCTGAGATTGTGAAATATTTCCTCCCAAAGCTCGTTGACCTTCACAACTATATTCCTGCAAACTCCACACCCCAGAAGCTCAGTAACTGGAGCCTCCTCAACAG GAAGGTGTTTTCCAAGCTGAActttcatttgcctgaagacACAGTGAGTAAGATTGCACTGAGCACTGCGGGAGCGATAGAGCCTGTGCTGAGCGCCCTGAGGGAGAAGATAGACAAGAAACTGGAGCAGGATGCAGACAACATACTGTACAGGACT GAATTGGAATATTTTGACTCCAGGAAACACCTCGAGAGACTTCCTGCAG AAATTCGTCAGACTGAAGCGGCTCAgctgagaggagatgagatgaaaAAAGATGATAGGAGAAGACCAAGGAACGG taaCCCGCAATACACAGCACAGTTTGACACAGACATGGACCCAAGATTCGGAATAATCCTGCAGGAAAAAGAGCAAACTGTCATTGCTTTGCAGGAGACTGTGGag atcTTGCAGATGAAAATGAGCAGGTTGGAGCATCTGGTTCACCTGAAGGACATGCGAATTGAAGAGCTAACCCGGCATCTGGAGACGTACAAAGCCAACAGCAATCCACGCTGA
- the erlin1 gene encoding erlin-1: protein MTMPHVGAVFAAITGVMAILLHSSIHKIEEGHLAVYYRGGALLTSPNGPGYHIMLPFITTYRSVQTTLQTDEIKNVPCGTSGGVMIYFDRIEVVNMLIPSAVVDTVRNYTADYDKTLIFNKIHHELNQFCSVHTLQEVYIELFDIIDENLKTALQKDLNAMAPGLTIQAVRVTKPKIPESIRRNFELMEAEKTRLMVTAQTQKVVEKEAETERKKAIIEAQKVALVAEIHFQQKIMEKETEKRISEIEDAAFLAREKGKADAEYYTAAKFAEANMMKLTPEYLELMKFQSIAANSKIYFGQDIPNMFVEGANSAPKSAEGDRSAEGQ, encoded by the exons ATGACTATGCCGCACGTAGGGGCCGTGTTTGCAGCAATAACAGGAGTGATGGCCATCCTGCTGCACTCCTCCATTCACAAGATAGAGGAAGGACACCTCGCTGTGTACTACAG GGGCGGGGCGTTGTTGACTTCCCCCAACGGTCCTGGATATCACATCATGCTGCCTTTCATTACCACCTACAGATCAGTGCAG ACAACTCTCCAAACTGATGAGATCAAGAATGTGCCTTGTGGAACCAG TGGTGGTGTGATGATCTATTTTGACAGAATAGAAGTAGTTAACATGCTGATCCCTTCAGCAG TGGTGGACACTGTGAGGAACTACACTGCCGATTATGACAAAACTCTAATTTTCAACAAGATTCATCATGAACTCAACCAGTTCTGCAGCGTTCACACACTACAGGAGGTCTACATAGAGCTGTTTG ACATTATAGATGAAAATCTGAAGACTGCTTTGCAGAAAGATCTCAATGCGATGGCACCTGGACTCACAATACAG GCGGTCCGGGTTACCAAGCCAAAGATCCCTGAGTCGATCAGAAGGAACTTTGAACTCAT ggaagCAGAAAAGACTCGTCTGATGGTAACAGCTCAGACTCAGAAGGTGGTGGAAAAGGAAGCAGAGACTGAAAGGAAGAAGGCAATTATTG AGGCTCAGAAAGTGGCTCTAGTAGCAGAGATCCATTTCCAGCAGAAAATAAtggagaaagagacggagaagaGGATCTCTGAAATAGAGG ATGCTGCTTTCCTGGCCAGGGAGAAGGGCAAAGCTGACGCCGAGTATTACACTGCTGCCAAGTTCGCTGAAGCAAACATG atgaagttAACCCCGGAGTACCTGGAGCTGATGAAGTTCCAATCCATAGCAGCTAACAGTAAGATCTACTTTGGCCAGGACATCCCGAACATGTTTGTAGAAGGAGCCAACAGTGCACCTAAGTCCGCTGAAGGAGACAGGAGTGCAGAAGGGCAGTGA
- the LOC133020235 gene encoding inhibitor of nuclear factor kappa-B kinase subunit alpha-like isoform X1 gives MERGALRQNQVCGSWEMKERLGMGGFGHVYLYQHLELGEKIAVKLCRLELNAKNKDRWSREIQIMKKLNHVNVVQAREVPEEFSSIALNDLPLLAMEYCSRGDLRKVLNKPENCCGLKESEVLSLLTDIGSGIQYLHENKIIHRDLKPENIVLQEVGGKLVHKIIDLGYAKDLDQGSLCTSFVGTLQYLAPELFESKPYTVTVDYWSFGTVIFECTCGFRPFLHHMQPVQWTSKVKSKGPNDIMAVEDMNGEVRFSAQLPYPNNLSRPILEPVESLLQMLLLWDPATRGGGVDPDTNKPNCYTTLQNILNMKVIHVLDMTSAQLHSLVLGAEEGLHSLQLRLETNTQTHIAPLSQELLMETGISLDPRRPPAHCLPEGLRGWDCSIVFLFDKSLTKYSGPLTARPLPDSVNFIVRETKTQLPLSALRKVWGEAVSYICGLKEDYIRLYQGQKAAMLSLLRFNTNLTRYKNQLFSQSQQLRAKLAFFKTSIQHDLEQYTKQRTTGISSEKMLKTWQENDEKAERFTKVADVGYLDEEIVSLHSGIVELQRSPFARRQGDVMEQLEEKAIELYKQLKAKCKSPDPPHGYSDSSDMVKTILQTVQNQDRVLKDLYTHLSTILVCKQRIIDLFPKLERAVENIKTAEAAVMQMQMKRQREFWYLLKIACAQSNSPSDSIMQRPTESESVHQLLDENQRYLGQLTSLLQDATQEMEPSVMDQDWSWTQYRAVETQPQKL, from the exons ATGGAGCGGGGGGCGCTCAGGCAGAACCAGGTGTGTGGCTCCTGGGAGATGAAGGAGCGGCTCGGGATGGGAGGCTTTGGGCACGTCTACCTGTACCAGCACCTT GAGCTGGGAGAGAAGATCGCTGTGAAACTTTGCCGCCTGGAGCTAAACGCCAAGAACAAGGACCGCTGGAGCAGAGAGATCCAGATCATGAAGAA ACTGAACCATGTGAACGTTGTTCAGGCCAGAGAAGTCCCAGAGGAGTTTAGCTCCATTGCTCTAAATGACCTACCTCTTTTGGCCATGGAGTACTGCTCAAGAGGAGACCTACGCAAG GTGTTGAATAAACCAGAAAACTGTTGTGGGCTAAAGGAGAGTGAAGTCCTCTCGCTGCTCACTGACATTG GTTCAGGTATCCAGTATCTCCATGAAAACAAGATCATCCATAGAGACCTTAAGCCAGAGAACATAGTTCTTCAGGAGGTTGGTGGAAAG CTTGTCCATAAAATCATAGACCTGGGTTATGCAAAAGATCTAGATCAGGGCAGTCTCTGTACATCCTTTGTTGGAACTCTCCAGTATCTG GCTCCAGAGCTGTTTGAGAGCAAACCCTACACTGTAACCGTCGACTATTGGAGCTTTGGGACTGTGATCTTCGAATGCACTTGTGGCTTTCGCCCCTTTTTACACCACATGCAACCTGTACAGTG GACAAGTAAAGTGAAGAGCAAAGGTCCCAACGACATCATGGCAGTAGAGGACATGAATGGAGAAGTCCGATTTTCTGCACAGCTCCCATATCCCAACAATCTCAGCAG GCCAATTCTCGAGCCAGTTGAGTCTCTACTACAGATGTTGTTACTGTGGGACCCTGCAACacgtggtgggggggtggatcctgacacaaacaaacccaaCTGCTACACCACTCTTCAGAATATTCTCAACATGAAG GTGATTCATGTGTTGGACATGACGTCAGCCCAGCTGCACTCCTTGGTTTTGGGAGCCGAGGAGGGTTTACATTCCCTGCAGCTTCGCCTGGAGACAAACACGCAGACCCACATTGCCCCACTGAGTCAAGAGCTGCTGATGGAGACGGGAATCTCCCTCGACCCACGCAGACCGCCCGCACACTGTCTGCCAGAAGGATTG AGAGGCTGGGACTGCTCCATAGTCTTCCTGTTCGATAAGAGCCTGACCAAGTACTCTGGACCACTGACTGCCAGACCTCTGCCAGACAGTGTCAACTTTATAG tgagggagaCGAAGACTCAGCTCCCTCTGTCTGCACTGAGGAAAGTGTGGGGAGAAGCAGTCAGCTACATCTGCGGGCTGAAAGAGGACTACATCCGCCTGTACCAGGGACAGAAGGCTGCCAT gcTGAGTCTGCTGCGTTTCAACACCAACCTAACTCGGTACAAGAACCAGCTGTTCTCCCAGTCGCAGCAGCTCCGAGCCAAACTAGCTTTCTTCAAGACCAGCATCCAGCACGACCTCGAGCAATACACCAAGCAGAGGACCACAGGCATCT CTTCAGAGAAAATGCTGAAGACGTGGCAGGAAAACGACGAGAAGGCTGAAAGGTTTACAAAG GTTGCAGATGTAGGGTATCTGGATGAAGAGATAGTGTCTCTACACTCTGGGATTGTGGAGTTGCAGAGGAGTCCTTTTGCCAGGAGACAAGGGGACGTGATGGAACAGCT agagGAAAAGGCCATTGAACTCTACAAGCAACTGAAAGCTAAATGCAAAA GTCCTGACCCTCCACATGGCTACAGTGACAGCTCGGACATGGTGAAGACCATCCTCCAAACAGTTCAGAACCAGGACAGGGTGCTGAAAGACTTGTACACTCACCTCAG CACAATCCTGGTGTGTAAGCAGCGCATCATCGATTTGTTCCCTAAGTTGGAGCGGGCGGTGGAGAACATAAAAACCGCAGAGGCAGCGGTGATGCAGATGCAAATGAAGCGGCAGAGAGAGTTCTGGTATCTACTCAAGATCGCCTGT GCCCAGAGTAATTCTCCATCAGATTCGATTATGCAGCGACCCACTGAAAG TGAAAGCGTTCATCAATTACTGGATGAGAATCAGCGTTATCTGGGTCAGCTGACTTCTCTGCTGCAAGACGCCACCCAGGAGATGGAGCCCAGTGTCATG GATCAGGACTGGAGCTGGACTCAGTACCGAGCAGTGGAAACACAACCTCAGAAGCTGTAG
- the LOC133020235 gene encoding inhibitor of nuclear factor kappa-B kinase subunit alpha-like isoform X2, which produces MERGALRQNQVCGSWEMKERLGMGGFGHVYLYQHLELGEKIAVKLCRLELNAKNKDRWSREIQIMKKLNHVNVVQAREVPEEFSSIALNDLPLLAMEYCSRGDLRKVLNKPENCCGLKESEVLSLLTDIGSGIQYLHENKIIHRDLKPENIVLQEVGGKLVHKIIDLGYAKDLDQGSLCTSFVGTLQYLAPELFESKPYTVTVDYWSFGTVIFECTCGFRPFLHHMQPVQWTSKVKSKGPNDIMAVEDMNGEVRFSAQLPYPNNLSRPILEPVESLLQMLLLWDPATRGGGVDPDTNKPNCYTTLQNILNMKVIHVLDMTSAQLHSLVLGAEEGLHSLQLRLETNTQTHIAPLSQELLMETGISLDPRRPPAHCLPEGLRGWDCSIVFLFDKSLTKYSGPLTARPLPDSVNFIVRETKTQLPLSALRKVWGEAVSYICGLKEDYIRLYQGQKAAMLSLLRFNTNLTRYKNQLFSQSQQLRAKLAFFKTSIQHDLEQYTKQRTTGISSEKMLKTWQENDEKAERFTKVADVGYLDEEIVSLHSGIVELQRSPFARRQGDVMEQLEEKAIELYKQLKAKCKSPDPPHGYSDSSDMVKTILQTVQNQDRVLKDLYTHLSTILVCKQRIIDLFPKLERAVENIKTAEAAVMQMQMKRQREFWYLLKIACAQSNSPSDSIMQRPTERR; this is translated from the exons ATGGAGCGGGGGGCGCTCAGGCAGAACCAGGTGTGTGGCTCCTGGGAGATGAAGGAGCGGCTCGGGATGGGAGGCTTTGGGCACGTCTACCTGTACCAGCACCTT GAGCTGGGAGAGAAGATCGCTGTGAAACTTTGCCGCCTGGAGCTAAACGCCAAGAACAAGGACCGCTGGAGCAGAGAGATCCAGATCATGAAGAA ACTGAACCATGTGAACGTTGTTCAGGCCAGAGAAGTCCCAGAGGAGTTTAGCTCCATTGCTCTAAATGACCTACCTCTTTTGGCCATGGAGTACTGCTCAAGAGGAGACCTACGCAAG GTGTTGAATAAACCAGAAAACTGTTGTGGGCTAAAGGAGAGTGAAGTCCTCTCGCTGCTCACTGACATTG GTTCAGGTATCCAGTATCTCCATGAAAACAAGATCATCCATAGAGACCTTAAGCCAGAGAACATAGTTCTTCAGGAGGTTGGTGGAAAG CTTGTCCATAAAATCATAGACCTGGGTTATGCAAAAGATCTAGATCAGGGCAGTCTCTGTACATCCTTTGTTGGAACTCTCCAGTATCTG GCTCCAGAGCTGTTTGAGAGCAAACCCTACACTGTAACCGTCGACTATTGGAGCTTTGGGACTGTGATCTTCGAATGCACTTGTGGCTTTCGCCCCTTTTTACACCACATGCAACCTGTACAGTG GACAAGTAAAGTGAAGAGCAAAGGTCCCAACGACATCATGGCAGTAGAGGACATGAATGGAGAAGTCCGATTTTCTGCACAGCTCCCATATCCCAACAATCTCAGCAG GCCAATTCTCGAGCCAGTTGAGTCTCTACTACAGATGTTGTTACTGTGGGACCCTGCAACacgtggtgggggggtggatcctgacacaaacaaacccaaCTGCTACACCACTCTTCAGAATATTCTCAACATGAAG GTGATTCATGTGTTGGACATGACGTCAGCCCAGCTGCACTCCTTGGTTTTGGGAGCCGAGGAGGGTTTACATTCCCTGCAGCTTCGCCTGGAGACAAACACGCAGACCCACATTGCCCCACTGAGTCAAGAGCTGCTGATGGAGACGGGAATCTCCCTCGACCCACGCAGACCGCCCGCACACTGTCTGCCAGAAGGATTG AGAGGCTGGGACTGCTCCATAGTCTTCCTGTTCGATAAGAGCCTGACCAAGTACTCTGGACCACTGACTGCCAGACCTCTGCCAGACAGTGTCAACTTTATAG tgagggagaCGAAGACTCAGCTCCCTCTGTCTGCACTGAGGAAAGTGTGGGGAGAAGCAGTCAGCTACATCTGCGGGCTGAAAGAGGACTACATCCGCCTGTACCAGGGACAGAAGGCTGCCAT gcTGAGTCTGCTGCGTTTCAACACCAACCTAACTCGGTACAAGAACCAGCTGTTCTCCCAGTCGCAGCAGCTCCGAGCCAAACTAGCTTTCTTCAAGACCAGCATCCAGCACGACCTCGAGCAATACACCAAGCAGAGGACCACAGGCATCT CTTCAGAGAAAATGCTGAAGACGTGGCAGGAAAACGACGAGAAGGCTGAAAGGTTTACAAAG GTTGCAGATGTAGGGTATCTGGATGAAGAGATAGTGTCTCTACACTCTGGGATTGTGGAGTTGCAGAGGAGTCCTTTTGCCAGGAGACAAGGGGACGTGATGGAACAGCT agagGAAAAGGCCATTGAACTCTACAAGCAACTGAAAGCTAAATGCAAAA GTCCTGACCCTCCACATGGCTACAGTGACAGCTCGGACATGGTGAAGACCATCCTCCAAACAGTTCAGAACCAGGACAGGGTGCTGAAAGACTTGTACACTCACCTCAG CACAATCCTGGTGTGTAAGCAGCGCATCATCGATTTGTTCCCTAAGTTGGAGCGGGCGGTGGAGAACATAAAAACCGCAGAGGCAGCGGTGATGCAGATGCAAATGAAGCGGCAGAGAGAGTTCTGGTATCTACTCAAGATCGCCTGT GCCCAGAGTAATTCTCCATCAGATTCGATTATGCAGCGACCCACTGAAAG AAGATGA
- the plaua gene encoding plasminogen activator, urokinase a: MKLFIILAVYAAFSVNMAFSRGWSLRHKETRGEMCQSGDGSSYRGRVSESAGGNSCLNWRKFEGALKGAVEGLGSHNYCRNPDKQLMPWCHVRRGRRNVKEFCNIPRCYRPAKTPPPSVDSERTCGERFERRGNKIVGGSFTPIESHPWVAAIFFKNRKFVCGGSLIAPCWVLTAAHCFEDGLGNTLSDLSVFLGKSAINDTDPVKEQSFTVEKLIVHQKYNMSSYDNDIALLKIKSRSGGCAVRSASARTVCVPPSRTQLPAGVQCSIAGYGKESYLGRFSKILKQAEVNLLSQTDCKSESYYGDRITKNMMCAESPDWSTDACSGDSGGPLVCEVSGKMFLFGVVSWGEKCALKNKPGVYTQVTRYNKWMAAKTGLPEYMVGKMYPTK; the protein is encoded by the exons ATGAAACTGTTCATAATTCTCGCTGTCTATGCAGCATTCAGTGTGAACATG GCTTTTTCAAGAGGATGGTCTCTAAGACATAAAGAGACTCGTGGAG AGATGTGTCAGTCTGGAGACGGGAGCAGTTACAGGGGACGTGTTTCCGAGTCGGCAGGTGGCAACAGCTGTCTCAACTGGAGAAAGTTTGAAGGTGCTCTGAAGGGAGCTGTGGAGGGACTGGGCTCACATAACTACTGCAG GAATCCTGACAAGCAGTTGATGCCGTGGTGCCATGTccgaagaggaaggaggaatgtGAAAGAATTCTGCAACATTCCCAGAT GTTACAGGCCAGCAAAGACACCTCCACCCTCTGTTGATTCAG agAGGACATGTGGTGAGAGGTTCGAGCGCAGGGGGAACAAAATTGTGGGTGGTTCCTTCACACCCATAGAGTCACACCCATGGGTCGCTGCTATCTTTTTTAAGAACCGCAAGTTTGTCTGTGGCGGCTCCCTTATTGCACCTTGCTGGGTTCTCACAGCTGCTCACTGCTTCGAAGATgg CTTAGGGAACACACTCAGtgatctgtctgtgtttctgggGAAGTCTGCCATCAATGACACAGATCCTGTCAAGGAGCAGAGCTTCACTGTGGAAAAACTCATCGTCCACCAAAAATACAACATGTCCAGCTATGACAATGACATCG CACTGCTCAAGATTAAAAGCAGAAGTGGAGGATGTGCTGTGAGGTCAGCGTCTGCGCGGACAGTGTGTGTTCCTCCTTCTCGCACTCAACTTCCTGCAGGAGTTCAATGCAGCATCGCAGGATATGGAAAGGAGAGCTACC TTGGACGGTTCTCAAAGATACTGAAACAGGCCGAGGTGAACCTGCTCTCCCAGACTGACTGTAAAAGTGAATCGTACTATGGAGACCGCATCACCAAGAATATGATGTGCGCTGAGAGCCCTGACTGGAGCACTGACGCCTGCAGC GGGGACTCCGGTGGTCCGTTGGTGTGTGAGGTGTCTGGCAAGATGTTTCTGTTCGGGGTGGTAAGCTGGGGTGAAAAATGCGCACTGAAAAACAAACCCGGTGTCTACACGCAGGTCACCAGGTACAACAAGTGGATGGCAGCAAAAACGGGCCTCCCCGAATACATGGTGGGAAAAATGTATCCCACAAAATGA